Within Sorangiineae bacterium MSr11367, the genomic segment GATGAAATACGGAAAACGCAAAAGGGGAATAACAATCCCTACGTGCTCGACGACGATATTTCGTATTTGAATTGGGCGCTCGACGACGAGGCGCGTGCGCTGCGCGATTACTGCGGGGCGCTGGCTCGGCTTCGCAAACGTTTTCCCGCCCTGCGGCGTGATGCCTTCTTCGACGGCGGTGACATCGTCTGGCTCGACGCCGATGGGCACCCCATGCAGCTCGAAGATTGGGGCTCACCCGAGGTCATGGCCCTGTCCGCGATGATGAAACCGGTGCGCGAAGACCCCCAGAGCGTGCTCTGTTTCGTTCTGAACGGAGACAAAGCCGAGGTTGCATTTCGCTTGCCAAGCGTTCCGCAAGATACGGGCGGGCCGTCCGACAAAAAGAAAAGTGAGAGCTCCGGCAAACTCGAGGGTGGCTGGCATGTGCTGGTGGACACCCGGCGACGCGACGCTTGCGCGGAAAATGACGGGATTTTGCAAGCGGGCGCAACCTACACGATGCCACCGCGATCTTTTGCATTGCTCATCGGGTCGAAGCCGCTTGGGCCAAAGTCAGGGATGCGCTAAAAATCCAAACTGAATGACTGCCGTCGCGCCGTTGAACGAAGAGCACGCCGTGGCCGAGGTCCTCGCAGGCCGCTACGAGCTTTTGGGCCTGGTGGGGACCGGTGGGATGGGAAGCGTTTACCGAGCGCGCGACCTGGAGCTCGATGAGGTCGTCGCCCTCAAGGTGCTCCGGCGCGAGCTCGTGAACACCCCGGAAATGCTCGCCCGATTTCGCCAAGAGGTGAAGCTTGCCCGCCGCGTTACGCACGTGAACGTGGCCCGCACGTTCGACATCGGGGAACACCACGGTGAGAAGTTTTTGACCATGGAGTTCATCGATGGGACGTCCCTCGCGGAGCTTCTGTACGAGCGGGAGGAGCTTTTCCCGCTGTCGCGGGTGGTCGACATCGGCCTGGCGATTTGCGCAGGCCTCGAGGCCGCGCACCGCGCGGGGGTCGTGCACCGCGATTTGAAGCCGGACAACGTGCTCGTCACCAAGGACGACCGCGTGGCCATCACGGACTTCGGCATCGCGCGCGCGGTGCTGAGCGCGCACGTGACCATGGGCGCGCCCGTGGGAACGCCCGCATACATGGCCCCGGAGCAGGTCGAGGGGCTCTCCGTCGATCATCGGGCCGATTTGTATGCGCTGGGCGAGATCCTCTACGAGCTGCTCACCGGGGTCACGGCGTGGTCGGGCGAGTCGATCTTCCAGGTGGCGGCGCAGCGTCTCCTGAAGCCGCCGCCCGATCCGCGGGCGCACCGGCAGACGGTGCCCATCGGGGCCGCGCAGATCGTCATGCGCTGCATGGCCCGCAAGCCGGAGGATCGCTACGGCTCGGCGACCGACGTTGCGGCTGCGCTGTCGACGTTGACCATTCCGGTCGCGCCGGCCGTGGCTCCGCGCGCGCCGAAGCCGCAGCCGGTCGCGCGCCCGTCGATGCCGGGGATGGCGGAGACGCCGCCGGGTGACAAGAAGGTCGCGGTGCTCCCGTTCCAAAATGGCGGGCGCCCGGAGGACGAGTACCTGGCCAGCGGCCTCACGGAGGACTTGATCGACACCTTGTCGGTCATGGATGGCATCCGCGTGCGTCCGCTGGGCGCGGTCATCAGTGCGCGTGGACGCTCGTCGGACTCGCGGGAGGTGGGGCGCGAGCTTGGCGTGCAGGTCGTCGTCGAGGGATCGCTTCGCCGCATCGGCGAAATGCTGCGCGTGAGCGCGCGCATCGTGAGCGTGGGCGACGGGTTTCAGCTCTGGGCTTCGCGCTTCGAGCGGCCCGAGGCGGACTTTCTCAAGGTCGGCGACGAGATCGCGTGTGCCATCTCGCGGGCGCTCAGCATCGAGCGGCCCGAGGGCAACCGGCAGACGATCGAGGATCCCCTCGCGTACGATCTGTACCTGCGGGCGCGGCACGAGCTTCATCGTTACTCGCCGGAGACCACGCAGCGGGCCCTCGAGTTGTTCCAGCAGGCGCTGGAGCGGCGCCCGGACGATGCCGTCATTCTTTCGGGCTACGCGCTCGCGCGCCTGAAGGAGTACCTGTACTCGGACGGCGAGGTGAGCGGCGATCCCACGCGGCTCGCCGCGGAACGGGCCATCGCGCTGGCGCCGGATCTGCCGGAGGCGCGGCTCGCGGCGGGGTGTGTCGCGTTCGCGTTCGGCGACTCCGAGCGCGGCGCCCGCGACATCCGCGATGCGGTGCGGTCGGGAAAACGGTTGGCGGATGCGCACGATATGTACGGCCGCATCGCGGTGGAGTGCGATCGCATCGACACGGCGCTCGAGCATCTATCGGCCGCGCTATCCATCGAGCCGCGCACGTTCGTGAGCCGCGGTGAGATGGCGCGGGCGTACGAGCTTTCGGGCAAGCCGCAGATCGCCGACGAGCTTTTGGCGGCGCTTCCGCCCGATCCGCAGACCCACGTCGTCTATTGGCTGGTGCGCGCGCGCATCGTCTTCTGGCGGCGCGACTACGCGACCGCCCGTGCGCTCCTCGCCGACGAGGGGCCGACGGGGCCGATTGAACCGGGTCGCGGGATCCTGATGTCGATGGAAGATGACAAGGCCTTCGACGCGCAGCTCGAGTTCCTCGACGCGCGCGCCAGGACCGGGAGCGGTGCGCTTCGCCGCACGGCGATGTTCCGTCAGATTAAGGCGGAGGTTCTCAGCTTCCGCGGCGACGAAGACGGTGCCATCGCCGCCCTCGCCGACGCGGATCGCGCAGGCTTCTTCGATATTGCCTGGTGCAACCGATGTCCCTTGCTCGACTCGCTCCGCAAGCGTCCCGAGTTCCAGGAAATCGTGTTCCGCGTCGGCGAACGCGCCGCCAAAGTCCGCGCGGCACTCGGTCTAACCTAAAGAGAAAAATCACAG encodes:
- a CDS encoding protein kinase, giving the protein MTAVAPLNEEHAVAEVLAGRYELLGLVGTGGMGSVYRARDLELDEVVALKVLRRELVNTPEMLARFRQEVKLARRVTHVNVARTFDIGEHHGEKFLTMEFIDGTSLAELLYEREELFPLSRVVDIGLAICAGLEAAHRAGVVHRDLKPDNVLVTKDDRVAITDFGIARAVLSAHVTMGAPVGTPAYMAPEQVEGLSVDHRADLYALGEILYELLTGVTAWSGESIFQVAAQRLLKPPPDPRAHRQTVPIGAAQIVMRCMARKPEDRYGSATDVAAALSTLTIPVAPAVAPRAPKPQPVARPSMPGMAETPPGDKKVAVLPFQNGGRPEDEYLASGLTEDLIDTLSVMDGIRVRPLGAVISARGRSSDSREVGRELGVQVVVEGSLRRIGEMLRVSARIVSVGDGFQLWASRFERPEADFLKVGDEIACAISRALSIERPEGNRQTIEDPLAYDLYLRARHELHRYSPETTQRALELFQQALERRPDDAVILSGYALARLKEYLYSDGEVSGDPTRLAAERAIALAPDLPEARLAAGCVAFAFGDSERGARDIRDAVRSGKRLADAHDMYGRIAVECDRIDTALEHLSAALSIEPRTFVSRGEMARAYELSGKPQIADELLAALPPDPQTHVVYWLVRARIVFWRRDYATARALLADEGPTGPIEPGRGILMSMEDDKAFDAQLEFLDARARTGSGALRRTAMFRQIKAEVLSFRGDEDGAIAALADADRAGFFDIAWCNRCPLLDSLRKRPEFQEIVFRVGERAAKVRAALGLT